In one Mucilaginibacter sp. PAMB04168 genomic region, the following are encoded:
- a CDS encoding M23 family metallopeptidase, with protein MPKAFLLNLLLLLSLSRYTYGQQGKLFKYCNAFDKLNSQVTNGSINRNKAAHSFSSLITKIKAVYTPSTDDKWVFPLAGYSARDIGGTHGDGYNDKGYNYFDGNKHTAHPAHDIFIDDRNHDDLDDHTQLPVNVLAVADGLVLACSNTWDAESDLRGGRYIWLYHPQQNIITYYAHNRNVFVKPGDIIKRGQKIAEVGRTGFNAYKQRSPTHLHFSAFNLTGNLPVPYNPYQALTQAARL; from the coding sequence ATGCCTAAAGCTTTCTTACTTAATCTGTTGCTGTTACTTTCACTGTCGAGATATACTTACGGCCAGCAAGGCAAACTTTTTAAGTACTGCAACGCGTTTGATAAGCTGAACTCACAGGTAACAAACGGCAGCATTAATCGCAACAAAGCAGCGCATAGCTTTAGTTCCCTGATAACAAAAATTAAAGCCGTCTATACCCCTTCAACAGACGACAAATGGGTGTTTCCACTCGCCGGATACTCTGCACGTGATATTGGTGGCACTCATGGCGATGGATACAATGACAAAGGTTATAATTACTTTGACGGCAACAAACATACTGCCCACCCCGCGCATGATATTTTTATTGATGACCGCAACCATGACGACCTGGACGACCATACCCAGTTGCCGGTAAACGTTTTGGCCGTTGCGGATGGCCTAGTGCTGGCCTGTAGTAATACTTGGGATGCAGAAAGCGATCTGAGAGGCGGCAGGTACATTTGGCTATACCACCCGCAACAAAACATAATAACTTATTATGCTCACAACCGCAACGTTTTTGTGAAACCGGGCGATATCATAAAGCGCGGGCAGAAAATTGCAGAAGTAGGCCGTACGGGTTTTAATGCTTACAAACAGCGCTCTCCTACACATTTGCATTTTTCAGCATTTAATTTAACGGGCAATTTGCCGGTTCCTTATAACCCTTATCAAGCACTTACACAAGCCGCTCGCTTATGA
- a CDS encoding polymerase, which translates to MKKNIIAFLILVLSTFSAHAQPAFIKKITPRFVRKMLFEKDSTRSASFFLLPVLSSAPETGLEVGASTLYSFYTDSSKRTRVSNIFAYATFTTEGQQRVSLSSSYWTPRNKYHYTAGISYINFPFNFYGIGDNTRKTDEQRISEKRFKVNFLGEKRLGEHIYIGYVLGAYDYKYRIENTGKSFEARLTPQDRNGGAGVYAGPSLTFDNRNNNTYTTKGMHITGYLNVMHGLFADNAYQGSLLNIEYAQFFALSKRLVLGFNIQDQSLLGSQTPFYLLPELGNDEMMRGYYNGRYRDKNMLAGQTELRYRISDRFGIAGFAGTGTVFKNSLNFDQFKPNYGGGLRYFFDTEKGLTMRIDYGVGQKPAGEKRQQGFYLSLGEAF; encoded by the coding sequence ATGAAAAAAAACATTATAGCTTTTCTAATACTCGTTTTAAGTACGTTTAGCGCACACGCACAGCCCGCTTTCATCAAAAAGATAACGCCCAGGTTTGTTCGTAAAATGTTGTTCGAGAAAGACAGCACGCGCAGCGCCAGCTTTTTTCTGCTGCCGGTACTGAGTTCAGCTCCGGAAACCGGACTGGAGGTGGGTGCATCTACCCTCTATTCTTTTTACACAGACAGCAGTAAGCGCACCAGGGTATCTAACATTTTTGCTTATGCTACTTTTACTACCGAGGGTCAGCAGCGTGTAAGCTTAAGCAGTAGCTACTGGACACCGCGAAACAAGTATCATTACACGGCAGGGATCAGCTACATCAATTTTCCGTTTAATTTTTATGGCATTGGCGATAATACCCGGAAAACCGACGAGCAGCGAATTAGTGAAAAACGATTTAAGGTTAATTTTTTAGGAGAAAAGCGCTTAGGTGAGCACATTTACATAGGCTATGTGCTGGGCGCTTATGATTACAAGTACCGCATAGAAAATACCGGCAAAAGTTTCGAAGCCCGTTTAACACCGCAAGACCGCAATGGCGGCGCGGGCGTTTACGCCGGCCCAAGCCTTACGTTCGACAATCGCAATAACAACACTTACACCACTAAGGGTATGCATATAACCGGCTACCTGAACGTAATGCATGGCCTGTTTGCTGATAATGCTTATCAGGGCAGCTTATTAAATATAGAGTATGCTCAGTTTTTTGCATTGAGCAAACGTTTGGTATTAGGGTTTAACATACAAGACCAAAGCCTGCTGGGTAGCCAAACACCGTTTTACTTACTACCCGAGCTAGGAAACGATGAAATGATGCGCGGTTATTACAATGGCCGCTATCGCGATAAAAATATGCTGGCCGGCCAAACTGAGCTACGCTACCGCATAAGCGACCGCTTTGGCATTGCCGGCTTTGCAGGCACGGGCACCGTATTTAAAAACAGCTTGAATTTTGACCAGTTTAAACCTAACTACGGCGGCGGACTGCGTTACTTTTTTGATACTGAAAAAGGCCTTACCATGCGTATAGACTACGGTGTGGGCCAAAAGCCCGCCGGCGAAAAAAGACAGCAAGGCTTTTACCTGAGTTTGGGAGAAGCGTTTTAA
- a CDS encoding transglutaminase-like domain-containing protein, which produces MINEAEINSLIKLLDDPDREVFEHVHEKLLSYGPTAITYLESAWEQAFDSVQQDRIANLVHEIQFSIVKNDLELWHQSGAFDLLRGALIINKYQYPDLDEQKVINQIEAIKRDIWMQMMFEGSPSDQVKLINHVLYNLYGFSGNTTNHQDPQNSYLSQVLETKKGNQISLAIIYSVVAQKLDIPIYGVNLPQHFILAYMDESAKSEFESGVLFYINAFNKGFIFGRRDVDMFLKQLNLNIDKQFYEPCSNTDIVRRILRNLISSYEQLGSAEKVQELNELLAVLQ; this is translated from the coding sequence ATGATTAACGAAGCTGAAATAAACTCACTTATAAAACTACTGGATGACCCGGACCGGGAAGTCTTTGAGCATGTGCACGAAAAACTATTGTCATACGGTCCTACTGCTATCACCTACCTTGAAAGCGCCTGGGAACAGGCTTTTGATAGCGTACAGCAAGATCGCATAGCCAACCTGGTGCACGAAATACAATTTAGCATTGTGAAAAACGATCTGGAACTCTGGCATCAGAGCGGTGCTTTTGATTTATTGCGCGGTGCACTTATTATCAATAAATACCAATATCCCGATCTGGATGAGCAAAAAGTTATTAACCAGATTGAAGCCATTAAACGTGATATATGGATGCAGATGATGTTTGAGGGCAGTCCATCTGACCAGGTTAAGCTCATTAACCACGTGTTATATAACCTATATGGCTTTAGCGGTAATACCACCAATCACCAGGATCCCCAAAACAGTTACCTGAGCCAGGTTTTGGAAACTAAGAAGGGCAATCAGATCTCGCTGGCTATTATCTACTCGGTAGTGGCCCAAAAGCTGGATATACCTATTTATGGCGTCAATTTACCGCAGCACTTCATACTGGCTTACATGGATGAATCGGCCAAATCGGAGTTTGAAAGCGGGGTACTGTTTTATATTAATGCTTTCAATAAAGGTTTCATTTTTGGCAGGCGTGATGTAGATATGTTCCTGAAACAACTGAACCTGAATATAGATAAGCAGTTTTACGAACCCTGCAGTAATACTGACATTGTGCGCCGTATTTTGCGCAATCTCATCAGCTCATACGAACAACTCGGATCTGCAGAGAAAGTGCAGGAACTTAACGAGTTATTGGCGGTATTGCAATAA